A stretch of DNA from Paenibacillus sp. FSL W8-0186:
CATCGTCATCGAAGCCTTATGCGTATCAACGACGATTAATAACGTGTGCTCGGTCATCAAATCGAGCGCATGCTCCGACGTAATGAAGCGGCGCCGCAAGGGCTCTTCCTTCTCAATCCGCTCCATTAGCCGATCGATGCCCGGATTCTTATCGTCGAGCACAATATGCGCCTCGACCTGGAACATATCGGCGGCCTTCAGCACGCCGATGGAGGCCCCGATGACGTCCAAATCCGGCATGCGGTGGCCCATGATTATAACTCTGTCGCTCTCCTGCATCAAATCGCGGAGAGCGTGGGCGATGACGCGCGCCCGCACGCGCGTCCGCTTCTCTATGGCGCCCGACTTGCCGCCATAGAACGAGAGCCGCTGACCGGCCTTCACTGCGGCCTGGTCCCCCCCGCGCCCGAGCGCCATATCCAGACTCGACTGGGCGAGTTCGCCCAGCTCGCTGAAGCGCTCGGTGCCGAAGGCGAGGCCGATGCTCAGCGTCATCGGCACCTTCAGGTCCGCGGTCATCTCGCGGACCTCGTCCAGGATCACGAACCGGCTCTGCTCCAGTTCGTTCAGCGATTTTTGATTCAGCATCATCAAATACCGCTCTGAGGACAGCCTGCGCAGATAGACCCTGTACTGCTTCGCCCATTCGGTCAGAGCTGTTGCCACTCGCGCGATGAGCGCGGTACGCTGCTGATCGTCCATCCCCTGGGTCGCTTCGTCCAGGTTGTCGAGCATCACGATGCCCAGCGCGGCCCTCTCGTCCTCGTATCGGTCCCGCAGAACGGCGAACTCCGTAATGTCGTGAACGTAAATCAGGCGCTCATCATGGAGCACCGTCAACTCGTAATGCCGGTCTGCTACGGCCGTTTCGACCGTAGAGATTGTATTTGCAGCAGCGTCCTTCTTATCCCGGGCGGGATAGGGAGGCAGCGCCGGAAGCAGCTCCGATAGCGGTTGTCCAACGACAGAATCCTGGCCGAACATTTTGTTCACGAAGCGGTTATGCCACTCTACCGTCCGTTCTTCGCTATACAGCATAATCCCGAACGGCAGGCGGCTTACCGCCTCACCTTCTACCCGTTTAATCCGGTACGTCAGATCGGTCACATAACGAACGAGCTCCTTGCGGAAGCGCCGCTCCGCCCGAAGCATTACATAAGTTAAGCCGCAGACCAGGCATAAACTGATCAGGCCGAGCACCCAATTGTAATAGGAGATGAAGATGACGAGCAGAAGCTGCAGCGCGAACACCCACACGGTCTGATAGCCGTGCCAACGTTTTTGAAGTAAATTAGGCATGATTTCTCACCCTATCGTCTTGATCTCGTAATCATCTCACGCAGCGGCATAGCGATATCCAGGATTCCCACAATTTTCAGAGGCGGAATAAATAACATCGCTATGATCAGCAACACCGGAATCGCCGGATTCCACTTCTTCTGATAAGCCAAGAAGAAGAAAAAGCTGGCTGCCTGAATCATAAACAAGAAATTGAGCAGCGGCGACAAATTCAGCAGCACCGTCCCGACGAAGCTGTCCATGACAGCGGCGCTGCCAAATAGCATGATCAATACCGTAGCCAGGTAATACCAGATCAGCGCTCTCGGCAGTCTCCAGTCGCGCAGCGGCGGGAAGCTTCTCACCGAATGTCCAAGACTGTTCAACGTTGGCCGGGCAATCAGATGCGTTACGGCTGCAAGCAGAAACGAGCACATGATCATCGTAAATGGCGTCATTCTGGCCGCCAGGCTGGAAAGCTGCTGCGCCATTTCCGGAGACCAGACTAGATCCGAGGCGATCAACTCATTGTCAGCCATATTCTGCATCAGAGACATCATCGTATTTAGCGTCTCTTCAATCGAAGAGGCCAAATTGAAGTCATAGATAACAGTAACAGCGAGAAATGCCAGCAGAAACTCCAGCAGAAGCGTTCCCGTTCCCATCACAACGACCTTGAGTGCAGAGGCCCGCGTCTTATACAAATGCCCCATGACCAAGGCCGGAACCATAAAAAATACGGCCAAGAGAATAATCACGGGATTAGACAAGAGCAAAGCCGCTGCGATCCATACGATCGCGATGTGAAATGCAAATGCTCTCACCGATAACGTTGCGTAGAGGATTACGCCGGGCAATAGCAGAACGAAAATAGTTATAAAAGAAAAATGCGTTGCAAACGACAGCAGGAGCAGCAGATAGACTACGCTCCATGCCACCGAGGTCCAGCGTAAATTCAAATGGATTCACCTCTTGCGCATATGTTCTTGCAATGTAGAAATATCCTGATACCAATCTTCCAACTGGTGTCCTTCTTGCTCGTGTTTCTTTAGCTTTTCCAAGATATGATCGTCCATATCCTTATAGGATATGCCAAGCCTGCGTCCCAATATGTAACAACTGACGACCAGACTGGCAAGACTATCACTTACCCGTGTCGTGCTGCCTTCCCACAATGCCTTGAATAAACGGGATACGTGATCGACCACTTCCGTTTTGAGCCATTCAATCACTTTGGCGCGTTTGGCCACATCCATTTCTTTCTGCATGGCGGACAGCTTCCACCCTCCCTGAAAAAGGCTTTATTCTTCATTATAGCATAAAGCAATTCATTCCCTTGAAGCAAACCTTGCGTCTAATTTTTGGGAACGGGTACATCCCGCGTCACAAAACGCTCGCAATACTCAATAATTTGGCTGCGGCGCACGATGCCGATAAATCGGCCCATATCATCCACTACAGGCACAAAATTCTGCACTTTGGCCAAATTGATCAAGCCTTCCATATCCGCATCGATCGATACCGCCTTAATGTTCATCTTGAGCGGAACGTCCTTGAGCAAATATTTAGAAGCGTTCTCAAAAGTGACCCTGCCTCCGGAATTTTTCATATACCATAGGAGATCACCTTCGGTTACCGTACCGACATACACCCCGTCCTTGCCGATAATCGGCACAGCGGTATACCTGTGATACTCCATTCTCTCCAAGGTCTGCCTTAATGTAGAATCCAGCGTTACGGAAACGACATCCTTTTTGGGAAGTAGAAAAAATGCGATATTCATAGATAAAAGTCCTCCTCTGCCCTTTTCAGACTCTCCTATTGACTACGATTCAAAGAAGGTTTTGTTCCACTACAGGTGCGAAATCGGCAGCCGGAAACCGGACTGCCGAATAAAGTTTAGTAAGGATGGATTTAATAAGGACATATATAGAATCTTTATAACGAAGGCTGCTCGGTATTTTGCCCCTCTTGGGCGGACTGTGCATTAGGATTCAGCAAATCCTCTGTCTTCGTATTCGGATCCGACCAGTTCTCGATCAGCTGCTCGGCAAAAGTCACATCTTCTTCATTCGCCTGAATATAATAGACTCCGTTTTTGCGCATCCCTTCACCCATAATGGTAAACCCGCTGATTTGCGGCGCTTGATTGGTCAGCAGCTGCTTGGAGAGATCGATGATAAAGCTAGGGGTCATGTCTGTCTTGAAGTTCTCACCCAGCATATTCATCAGATCGGGGATTTTCCCGATTTGATCCAGCTTCAGCATGCGGTCTACCAGCGCACTCAAGAAAATCTGATGCCGCTTCGTCCGGTTGAAGTCGCTATCCTCCCGGTATCTGACGAAGTTAAGCGCCTCTTGCCCATCGTACAACGGCTTGCCTGCCTTGATGGTGAATTTCTCGTGGTCCTTGTGTTTATTGACGATATCCTTATCGATCGGCAGCTCAATGCCGCCCAGTTCATCGACAACTTCCCGAAGCCCCTCAAAATTGATGGCTGCGTAATAGTCAGCAGGATATCCTAAGAAATTGGCTACCGTATCCTTGGACATTTTGGCCCCGCCAAAAGCATAGGCATGGTTGATTTTATCGCTCTTGTCCCTGCCTACGATTTCCGTGTACGTATCCCGCGGAATTGAAACCAGCAGTACTTTGGAATCTTCCGGACGTACGACGGCGTAGATCAGCGTATCGGAGCGGGCCGGCTCGTTGTCACGCTGGTCAACTCCCAGCAGCAAAGCAGTGAACGGCTCCGTTTGCTTAGCTGCAACGGGCTTGGGTTTCTCTCCATCAATGGGGGAATACGACTTCTCCAGCTTCTCCTCCACCTGCCCAGATAGGAACAAATCAAAGGCCATCAGGGCCAATGGCTTGCGGAATGTATATGCGCCGGCTCCGACTATAATCAGAACCAGCAGCGTGATGAGCAGGCCTTTAAGTCTGCTGCGCTTCTTCTTTATATTCTTTACTCTATTTCCTCGTTCTAACATCATATGCCTCCCATGGTTTGTACTATACGGCTCTCCTTCGCAATGTCTTTCACTTTACGGTAAATAGCCGCAATACCAGGCGTCTTCAATTAATTGTAAACCGTAGCCTTCGGCAAAAAACTACAAAATAGTAATTTAACAGGCACAAAACAAATAACTCTATCGCTTCGTACTATACCATAAACGGGTTTTTCCGCACAAATATGTTGTTGGAAGAGCACCAAAAAAATCCCCCCTGCACGGGGGGATGGATTCATTGCATAACTTCTAGCCGAAAACTCTTCTACTCCGCTACAAATGGCTTATCCTGCGATACCGCAAGTTCATGGAGATAGATGCCGGTGCCATCGCCGATCGCATAATTAAGTATTCGTTTGTTAACAGGTACGATTTCGGAACGATATAACGTTGGGAATACAGGAATTTCATTGACCATTAACTGCTGCCACTCTTTATAGATGGCTTGGCGAGTAGCCACATCGAAAGCCTTCTCGGAGACCCCCTCTGCTAGCAGGCGGTCATTCTCTTCGCTGGCGTATCTCGGAAAGTTGAACAGCGCATCCCGCCCATACAGGCCCGTCGGGTCAACGTCGATGCCCACGCTCCATGCGCCCATATAAACATCGACGTTTGGATCATCCTTTCCGTTATTTCCTACGCGATCGTAGAATGAGTTGAATTCAGCCAGTTCCAGGTTAACATTCAGCCCGATCGCATTCCAGGACTGTACATAATAACGGGCCAACGGCTCCGCAATATCTCCGCCCGTCATGGATATGAAATTGATCACCAGCTCGCTTCCATCCGGTTTCGTGCGGAATTCACCGTTTTTCTTATAACCGGCTTCATCCAGAATTTGATTGGCCTTCTCCACGTCATACGCAATTCCTGGATTGCTGGCATCATGGAACTCCGGATGTGACGGAGGGATCAGCGTCGTTGCGTTCCAGCGCAGGCCATGGTAGAAGCGCTTGCCCACCTGGTCATTATCCACGGCATGCCACATGGCTCTGCGCAGGTTCACATCGGCCATTTTGGCATTGGGGTCCGGGGCTACGACCTTATTGGCTTCATCCCACTTGCCCAGCTTAAAGCCGATATACGTATATGCCCGATCGATAACTCCTAAATATTCTACATTGGACATGTTCGCATTGTCAGGGAACTGGTCAATCGGGAACGAATCCACCAGATCGACCCCGCCCGATTTCAATTGCTGTACGATCGTCGTCGGATTGATCACCTTGAGCACGACTTTATCCAGATGGGGCTCGCCGCGCCAATAATCCGGATTCTTGACATAAACCACGGATTCCCCCGGTACGATACTCTCCACCTTGAAGGGACCGAAGCTGATTGGCTTCTCGCGCACTGCTGAAGAGGATGACATCTTAGCGACCTCCATATCTCCAAAAATGTGCTTCGCTAGCGGATACGTCCAGATGCTGCCCGTCAATAATGACGGCGTGGATTTAATGTACGTAATTTGCAGCTTCTTATCGCTCAGCACTTTAATGCCGGAAATCTTATCCGCTTTGCCTTCCCGGTATTCGACCAACCCTTCAATATTCGTGAAATCAGAGCCGTAGCGCGGGCCATCATAATCCTTGTGGGCGATGACCTCATGAGCGAACTCCCAGTCCTCTGCAGTTACAGGTTTACCGTCATGCCAGTTGACATTGTCGCGAATCGTGAAGGTAAAGGTTCTTCCATCCTCCGATACCTCATAGGTCGCTGCCCCATCGTTCGTGAACACATAGTTCTTATCCCACGTTAATAACGATTCATCAAACCACTCTAGAACCTTGGCGTCAGGAATACCCGAGGAGAAATTATAATTGAGTATGCCTTCGAATGCCGTATCGGTGACAAGGCCGTACGTAATCGTCCCCCCTTTGATTGGTTCCCCTTCATTCGTCTTGACATTGCTGAAATCCTCAATGGAATACAGACCTTCCTCTGTCTGTTTCTTGTTGCCGTCCGTCTGGTTTGGCGTGTTCGTCGGACTGGGCAGAGTCACATCGTTCCCTTTGCCGGATGTGCAGGCGGAAAGAACAATCATAAATGCAAACAATAGCGGCAGCAGCGTTTTGGAGCTAAACCTTTTTTTCATCAAATTTCCTCCCTTTTATCCTCTTCTTTGTCTTGCATCCGTCGCACGCTTGAGCGCTTGACCGACATTGTTTATGCTAAGCATCAATACAAGAATGAGTAGTGATGCCGGCAACCAAATCCACCACCGATACTCCAGCGTCTGCGGATTCCGGGCGTAGCTGACCAGGGTTCCGAGACTGGGGGTGCTCTCCGGAAAACCGAATCCCAAAAAAGACAAGCCTGACTCCAGGCCGATATTGGCCGCTAAATTCAACGTCATCGTCACAATGATAATGGAGCTTAAATTGGGCAGGACCTGGGTGAACATAATCTTTAGATGGGATGAGCCGAGCGTCCTTGAGGCCTTTACATATTCAAGTTCCTTCTCCTGCAATGCCTTCGATCTTATGAGACGGGCTATCCCCATCCATAGAAATGCAGTCATGATCAAGGAGAAAGATATAATGCTGTATTTCGGAACTGCAGCTACAAAGGCAATGACGATCATCAGCGTAGGCAGAATCATAAAAAAATCAACGATCCGCATCGATATGTTATCTGCCGTTCCCCCAAAATAACCCGATATAAGTCCCACCAGGATGCCGATGATCCCGGTGAGCACCGTTACGATAATCCCGATCGACAGCGAGTTTCTCGTACCGATAATCAATTGCCCGAAGACATCTCTCCCGCCATAGTCTGTGCCTAACCAGAACTTGGAGGACGGTGGCTGATACAATGCAAATAGATCGACCGTAACAATCTGTTTTTGATCCAGGATCAAAGATATGCCATAGACCGCAACGACGACGAGCCCCAATAAAATCAAGGATCCTAAAGCCATCTTATCCCGCTTGATTTCCCGCCATAAAATCTGCCAGCTTGAGGGGCTGGCCGCTGGCTCATAGGCTCCGTCCTCCGCTAGCCTGCTTGCCTTATTCATTTCATCATCACCCCTATGCGTTCTAAGCATTATTTAATGCGAATGCGAGGATCCACGATGCCCAGAATGATATCGGAAATTAAAGAACCTAAAATGGAAGCAATGCCATAAAGAAGAACCAGGGCGGTAACGACGCTAAAATCACGGATCAAAATAGAATTTAGAAACAGCTGTCCCATCCCCGGATAACTAAAAATATATTCGATGAACACAGTTCCCCCGATGAGTCCCGTTATTTCATAACCAAAAAATGCGGCGATTGGCAAAAGCGAGTTTCGCAAAATATGATGCGTATAAACGCGAGATTCCGATGCTCCCTTCGCTCTAGCCAGCAAAACGAAATCCTTCTGCTTCGTATCAATAATCTCGCTGCGTAAATACTGTACAGTAGACACGGTAGTTATCAGAGCCATAGACAATGCTGGGAGCAATAAATGGTATAGTTTACTGGCCATGTAGTCGAAGCTGCCCGGAACAAGCCCGGGAGTTACGCTTCCTTCCGTGGGGAACGCCCGGAAATGAAACCCGAAAATCCACAGCATAAGGAGCGAGAAAATGAACAAAGGCGCAGCGAATCCCAGATAGGTATAACCGGTAATAATCCGGTCCCCCCAAGTATCGTTATAACGACCGCTAATGATTCCAAGCGGGATGGCGATGAGATAAGTAATTACTAACGTAACCAAAGACAGCCAGATCGTATTGCTGATCCGTTGCCCGATTAAATCTGTCACGGGCATTTTAAACCGGAAGGATTGGCCAAAGTCACCCTGAACTGCCCTCTTGACCCAATCCCAATATTGAATATGCCAAGGATTGTTCAGTCCCAGCTTCTCTCGCTGCTCGGCTAACATCGACGGATCAACACTAGGATCAAGCATTCCGGTCAAGGCATCCCCCGGCAATGATTTCGCAAGAATAAATACGAGAACGCTCAGCAGGATAATTTGCGGAATCATGATCATCAGCCTGCGCAGAATTGTTTTCCACATCAGCTTCACCCCCTTTCGGGCAATGCCGCAAAGTGAGTGGTGGATAGCGGTTTTAAATCGTAAGCCAGTCCTTCTTGATCAAAATAACGGGAATACGCCTCCTCATATTCCAGACGGATCGTTTGACGCAGCCGCTGACGCTTCTCCCGCTGCCTCGGATCCAGATCCGGAATGGCTGCCAGGAGACGCTTCGTATAAATATGCTGAGGATTCTCAAAAATATCCCTCGTAGTGCCCTGTTCTACATGCCGCCCCTTGTACATAATGCCGATATAATCGCACATGTGGCGGATTATCCCGAGATCATGGCTAATGAATAAATAGGTGAGATTAAGCTCTTTTTGAATGTCCTGCATGAAGTTCAGCACCTGGGCCTGGACGGAGACGTCCAGCGAAGATACCGGTTCATCAGCTATAATGAGCTTAGGCTTCAAAGCGATTGCCCGGGCTATGCCGATCCGCTGACGCTGTCCTCCGGAAAATTCATGCGGATATTTATGTATCGTCTCTGCGCTTAAGCCGACCTGGGTCAAAAGCTCCTGTACGCGGCGCTTCTCCTCCCCAGCCGACAATCGCTCGAAATTGCGCAGCGGCTCCGCCACGATATCCAGCACCCGCTTCTTCGGATTCAATGACGAATACGGATCCTGGAAGATCATCTGAATATCTCTGCGGAACTTTGAACGGCTTCGGCGCATGCCTTTGCCGATGTCCTCCCCTTGAAATAAGATCTGTCCCGCGGTGACCGGGTTCAAACCGATAATCGCCCGCCCTGTCGTTGTCTTCCCTGAGCCGGACTCTCCAACGAGACCATAGGTCTGCCCAGGCTCTATACTCAAGCTGACGCCGTCCACTGCCTTTACCCGATCAATGACCCTTCTGAACACCCCGCCGTAGACCGGAAAATACACCTTCAAATCTCTAACCTCAAGAAGTGCCATACGTATTCCTCCTTAGTGATCGAGAAAGTGAAAATCCTTATAGCATGTACAGCGCACATAGTGGCCCGGTTCGACCTCATGCAGCTGAGGATCTGCCTCGTGCTTCGATTCACTGATCCATGGAATACGTGATCTAAAGCGGCAGCCTTGACGGGGCAAGAGCTTCAGTGACGGTACCACGCCATGGATCACATGCAGCTTCGTCCTCTCGTCGCTCGCGGTAGGTATGGAGCTCATTAAGGAACGGGTATAGGGGTGCTTCGCATTTGTCATCAGCGCATAAATTGAAGCGATTTCAACAATCTGGCCGGCATACATGACCGCTACCCGATCCGCCATCTCCGCCACAACGCCCAAATCATGCGTAATGAGAATAATTCCTGCATCCATATCTTCTTTAAGGCGCCGGATCAGTTCTAAAATTTGCAGCTGAATCGTAACGTCAAGAGCCGTCGTCGGCTCATCGGCAATTAACAGCTTCGGCTCGTTTGCGATGGCGATCGCAATGACTACCCGCTGCCGCATGCCGCCGGATAATTCATGAGGATATTGCCCGTATGTATATTCCGGGCGGGGAATCCCTACTTTATGCAATAATTCGATAGCTTGTTCTCTTCTGTGCTTTCTGGATTTCTTAGTTAACGAAGATGGTTTGGATTCATGAAGAAGCAGTACTTCTTCAATTTGTTCTCCAATAATCATTAGAGGATTAAGTGCAGATAGAGGATCCTGAAAGATCATACTGACTTCGTTACCACGAAGCCTGTTCAGTTCAGCAGGAGACATTGCTGCGAGGTTCTGGCCATGGTAGTAAATCTTGCCCTCCATACGAGCACGCGTATGCAGCCCCATAATGGAAAAAGCCAACGCGCTTTTACCCGAGCCAGACTCACCGACGATAGCCAGTATTTCATTTTTCTTAACCGTTAGACTAAGGTCGTCCACAGCGGCATACCATTCATCGGATATGCGAAATGAGGTCGATAAATTCTCGATTTTCAAAAGTTCTTCATTCACATTCATCACCCTGTCAAGTTATTTAATGACATTATAAGAATGGCAATCATTGCAAACAAAGCGCATATATTTACTCGGTTTTAATTTTTCTCCTCTGCGAGAATAATGTATATAAAGTGGATTTAATGGAAAATAATTTATTTTCTATAAATATATCCTATTGAGCCTTTTTTTCCAAGCACTTTTTCCAAAGTCAGTAAATTTAGGAGCCTAAATTAAAAAAGCACCGTTTGGTGCTATATTAAGTTACACAATAAAAAATGATATAAAGGCAATAAGAAACAGGAGCGATAGCAAAAGCCGCGACCAATTCAGCCATATGGCTTTAACATCCTTCATCGTCTTTCCCCATACCCACCAGGCTGCTATAAAAATCAAAATGATGACGAATCGGTTATGGGTTAATCCAAGCAGATCAAAAGCGTAACTGGCGATATATCGGTCCTCGCCTATTTTTATACTGGATAAGACGGCTAACAGCATTATCAATCCAGCAAGTAATCCAATCCATTGTTTCATCTTAAACATAATTTTCTGCCTCTTTCTTGGCGTATTCTTTAGATGACTCATATAATAGACCGTTTTGTATTTCTAAAGTGCGGGTTGCAATTTCACGGCTTAAATCCTTAAGATGTGAAATAAATATGATTAGTGCTCCAGCCTTTGCCCGGTCGGTAAGCATTTGGCTGGCCATGGCTTGAGCTTCTGGATCAAAGGAAGAGAAAGGCTCATCCAACAGGATAATGGACGTTTGCCGGGCCAATACGGAAGACCAATACAATTTATGCCGCATGCCTAACGAATATTCTTGAACAAACTGCTTAAGGGCATGGTTCATCTGGAACCCGTCAATCATTCTGCCGAATTCCTGGTTGAACTGTTCCTCGGGAATATCGAACAATGCCCGAATGAAATTAGCGTTCTCTTGACCGGTTAAATAGTCGAATAAGTAAGGCTCCACAGGAATATAACTTAGCTGTGATAAAATTTGTCTTCCATCCGTTAAGTTACGGCCCTCATAATATATTTCGCAATCCGCTTCGATAAGCTGGGCAATGATTCGTAATAAGGTCGTTTTGCCGCATCCATTTGGTCCTCTTAGCCATATAATATCTCCCTCATGAGCTTCAAAGGATATTCCCTTAAAAAGGGGTTTATCTTTCTCATAGCCAAAATTCAAATTGCGTACTGCCAGCATCATCTCACCCCTTCTACAAACTAAATACATCCTCCAATACAGCAGCGACTACCAAAAAGACGATAATTGCTAATAGCACCGGCATAAGCTGGCTTTTAATTAAATGGGTCTGTATTCTACGCTGTCGAATAGACTCCTTTATTATTCCCCAAATAATATACGGGCAAATGCAGGCTAAGAGTATGGCGGGTATTTCGAACACCGCGTGCGGAAGAAAAGCCGTGATGATCGTGTCAGCCCGTCCGTTCTGAATGGTTAACTCCAGCCCAACCCCTACAACCATTCCATTTAAAGCTAGCAAAATAATATTCCCAATCCCGTAAGTGGCCGTTCCAATCAATATAACGATTACAGACTGCTTTAAGTTTTGAAAAAGATATTTCCACCACACAATGCCTGAAGCCTCAAAAGGGAGCGGTTTATCATAACTCTGGACAATAAACCCGAAAATAACAGATGCCAGAAATACCAAGGATATAAAAATTAATTTCCCCCGATACAAGTTAAATATTGTGCGCCGAAATGGCCTAATGATTAAATTATTCACTCACTAAAGACGCTCTCTTTCCTTTTTTATTTTTA
This window harbors:
- a CDS encoding ABC transporter ATP-binding protein — its product is MNEELLKIENLSTSFRISDEWYAAVDDLSLTVKKNEILAIVGESGSGKSALAFSIMGLHTRARMEGKIYYHGQNLAAMSPAELNRLRGNEVSMIFQDPLSALNPLMIIGEQIEEVLLLHESKPSSLTKKSRKHRREQAIELLHKVGIPRPEYTYGQYPHELSGGMRQRVVIAIAIANEPKLLIADEPTTALDVTIQLQILELIRRLKEDMDAGIILITHDLGVVAEMADRVAVMYAGQIVEIASIYALMTNAKHPYTRSLMSSIPTASDERTKLHVIHGVVPSLKLLPRQGCRFRSRIPWISESKHEADPQLHEVEPGHYVRCTCYKDFHFLDH
- a CDS encoding ABC transporter ATP-binding protein, which codes for MMLAVRNLNFGYEKDKPLFKGISFEAHEGDIIWLRGPNGCGKTTLLRIIAQLIEADCEIYYEGRNLTDGRQILSQLSYIPVEPYLFDYLTGQENANFIRALFDIPEEQFNQEFGRMIDGFQMNHALKQFVQEYSLGMRHKLYWSSVLARQTSIILLDEPFSSFDPEAQAMASQMLTDRAKAGALIIFISHLKDLSREIATRTLEIQNGLLYESSKEYAKKEAENYV
- a CDS encoding stage II sporulation protein M, coding for MNNLIIRPFRRTIFNLYRGKLIFISLVFLASVIFGFIVQSYDKPLPFEASGIVWWKYLFQNLKQSVIVILIGTATYGIGNIILLALNGMVVGVGLELTIQNGRADTIITAFLPHAVFEIPAILLACICPYIIWGIIKESIRQRRIQTHLIKSQLMPVLLAIIVFLVVAAVLEDVFSL